Proteins encoded within one genomic window of Brassica rapa cultivar Chiifu-401-42 chromosome A09, CAAS_Brap_v3.01, whole genome shotgun sequence:
- the LOC103838000 gene encoding receptor-like serine/threonine-protein kinase ALE2 isoform X2 — MRNFAMMLLLLLVHSLASFPLCFARLFPMSLPFTRSKSHQIHFFHPRSNPSLAPAPSPALLPNQRHRGHHHHRRWHLRRNVTAVSPSSHDCQQTCVEPLTPTPFGSPCGCVFPMKVQLLLSVAPISIFPVISELEIEVAAGTYLEQSQVKIMGASADSENQGKTVVDINLVPLGDKFDKTTATLIYQRFRHKKVPLNESVFGDYEVTHISYPGTPSSPYGDIVEGVPSASAGGLPVTAIFANKSQGIGFRTIAIIVLSGFVLALVLAGAMFIVRKWNEVGRSSTAVGPALPPSVNKRLGGGSMFSSSARSSGSESLMSSMATCALSVKTFTLTELEKATDKFSAKRVLGEGGFGRVYQGNMEDGTEIAVKLLTRDNQNRDREFIAEVEMLSRLHHRNLVKLIGICIEGRTRCLVYELVHNGSIESHLHEGTLDWDARLKIALGAARGLAYLHEDSNPRVIHRDFKASNVLLEDDFTPKVSDFGLAREATEGSQHVSTRVMGTFGYVAPEYAMTGHLLVKSDVYSYGVVLLELLTGRKPVDMSQPSGEENLVTWARPLLANREGLEQLVDPTLAGTYDFDDMAKVAAIASMCVHQEVSHRPFMGEVVQALKLIYNDADETCGGDYCSQKESSVPDPADFKGDLAPSDSSWWNLTPRLRYGQGSSFITMDYSSGPLEEMENRPHSASSIPRGGMFLPNRSGPLRPVRSRRDFFRLRGSMSEHGGPSSSRHLWSGNGD; from the exons ATGCGGAACTTTGCGATGATGCTTCTGCTCCTCCTTGTTCATTCTCTCGCCTCCTTTCCCTTATGCTTTG CTAGGCTATTTCCTATGAGCTTGCCATTTACCCGATCAAAATCGCATCAAATTCACTTTTTTCATCCTCGTTCTAATCCATCTCTTGCTCCTGCACCTTCGCCAG CTCTTCTCCCTAACCAAAGACACAGGGgtcatcaccatcatcgtcGTTGGCACTTAAGACGCAACGTGACTGCAGTTTCACCTTCCTCGCATG ACTGTCAACAGACATGCGTGGAGCCTCTTACTCCAACTCCCTTTGGCTCACCGTGTGGTTGTGTTTTCCCCATGAAAGTTCAGCTTCTGCTAAGTGTCGCGCCTATTTCTATTTTCCCTGTAATCAGCGAGTTAGAAATCGAGGTTGCTGCTGGAACATACTTGGAACAAAGCCAAGTCAAAATAATGGGTGCAAGCGCCGACAGTGAGAACCAAGGGAAAACAGTGGTGGATATTAACCTTGTTCCACTTGGGGACAAATTCGACAAAACTACGGCCACCCTTATTTACCAAAGGTTCCGCCACAAGAAAGTTCCTCTAAATGAGTCTGTCTTTGGTGATTATGAGGTTACCCACATTAGTTATCCAG GAACTCCTTCTTCACCGTATGGAGACATTGTGGAGGGTGTTCCAAGTGCAAGTGCTGGAGGGCTTCCAGTCACTGCAATCTTTGCCAACAAAAGCCAGGGAATAGGTTTTAGAACGATTGCAATCATTGTCTTGTCAGGTTTCGTGCTCGCTCTGGTCTTGGCTGGAGCTATGTTTATAGTCAGGAAATGGAATGAAGTTGGGAGGTCATCCACTGCTGTTGGCCCTGCATTGCCTCCATCAGTTAACAAAAGGCTTG GGGGTGGATCTATGTTTTCCAGTAGCGCCAGAAGCTCGGGATCAGAATCACTAATGTCGTCGATGGCGACATGTGCTTTGTCCGTCAAGACCTTCACACTAACCGAGCTCGAGAAGGCAACTGATAAATTCAGTGCCAAGAGGGTTTTGGGCGAGGGAGGATTTGGTCGTGTTTATCAGGGCAACATGGAAGATGGAACCGAGATTGCAGTTAAACTGCTAACTAGGGACAATCAGAATCGAGACCGTGAATTCATTGCAGAAGTCGAGATGCTAAGCCGTTTGCACCACCGGAATCTTGTGAAACTGATTGGAATATGCATTGAAGGCCGTACACGCTGCTTGGTTTACGAGCTCGTCCACAATGGGAGTATCGAGTCCCACTTGCACG AAGGAACGCTTGACTGGGATGCGCGGTTGAAGATTGCACTCGGAGCAGCGAGAGGACTGGCCTATCTCCATGAAGATTCGAATCCCCGAGTAATCCACCGGGATTTCAAGGCCAGCAATGTTCTCCTAGAAGATGACTTTACCCCAAAGGTTTCAGACTTTGGACTGGCGAGAGAAGCTACCGAAGGAAGTCAACATGTTTCCACTCGAGTCATGGGGACCTTTGG GTATGTGGCCCCTGAGTATGCAATGACGGGTCATCTACTTGTGAAAAGCGATGTCTATAGTTACGGCGTGGTTCTACTCGAGCTTCTCACCGGTAGAAAACCGGTTGACATGTCTCAACCTTCGGGAGAAGAAAACCTTGTGACGTGGGCGAGACCTTTACTAGCCAACAGGGAGGGGCTGGAGCAACTGGTTGACCCCACATTGGCTGGAACCTACGACTTTGATGACATGGCGAAAGTGGCTGCGATTGCATCCATGTGCGTCCACCAAGAGGTCTCACACAGACCGTTCATGGGTGAGGTGGTGCAGGCACTGAAACTTATATACAACGATGCAGATGAGACATGTGGTGGGGACTATTGCAGCCAGAAGGAGTCATCAGTGCCGGACCCTGCAGACTTCAAAGGCGATCTGGCTCCCTCGGATAGCAGCTGGTGGAATTTGACACCTCGGTTAAGGTACGGTCAAGGGTCTTCGTTTATAACCATGGATTATAGCTCAGGACCGCTTGAGGAGATGGAGAACCGGCCTCACTCTGCTTCGAGCATTCCAAGAGGAGGCATGTTTCTACCAAACAGGTCGGGTCCGTTACGGCCAGTTAGAAGTAGAAGAGACTTCTTTAGATTGAGAGGAAGCATGAGCGAACACGGTGGACCATCATCGTCTAGACATCTCTGGTCCGGGAATGGCGACTAG
- the LOC103838000 gene encoding receptor-like serine/threonine-protein kinase ALE2 isoform X1 — protein sequence MRNFAMMLLLLLVHSLASFPLCFAARLFPMSLPFTRSKSHQIHFFHPRSNPSLAPAPSPALLPNQRHRGHHHHRRWHLRRNVTAVSPSSHDCQQTCVEPLTPTPFGSPCGCVFPMKVQLLLSVAPISIFPVISELEIEVAAGTYLEQSQVKIMGASADSENQGKTVVDINLVPLGDKFDKTTATLIYQRFRHKKVPLNESVFGDYEVTHISYPGTPSSPYGDIVEGVPSASAGGLPVTAIFANKSQGIGFRTIAIIVLSGFVLALVLAGAMFIVRKWNEVGRSSTAVGPALPPSVNKRLGGGSMFSSSARSSGSESLMSSMATCALSVKTFTLTELEKATDKFSAKRVLGEGGFGRVYQGNMEDGTEIAVKLLTRDNQNRDREFIAEVEMLSRLHHRNLVKLIGICIEGRTRCLVYELVHNGSIESHLHEGTLDWDARLKIALGAARGLAYLHEDSNPRVIHRDFKASNVLLEDDFTPKVSDFGLAREATEGSQHVSTRVMGTFGYVAPEYAMTGHLLVKSDVYSYGVVLLELLTGRKPVDMSQPSGEENLVTWARPLLANREGLEQLVDPTLAGTYDFDDMAKVAAIASMCVHQEVSHRPFMGEVVQALKLIYNDADETCGGDYCSQKESSVPDPADFKGDLAPSDSSWWNLTPRLRYGQGSSFITMDYSSGPLEEMENRPHSASSIPRGGMFLPNRSGPLRPVRSRRDFFRLRGSMSEHGGPSSSRHLWSGNGD from the exons ATGCGGAACTTTGCGATGATGCTTCTGCTCCTCCTTGTTCATTCTCTCGCCTCCTTTCCCTTATGCTTTG CAGCTAGGCTATTTCCTATGAGCTTGCCATTTACCCGATCAAAATCGCATCAAATTCACTTTTTTCATCCTCGTTCTAATCCATCTCTTGCTCCTGCACCTTCGCCAG CTCTTCTCCCTAACCAAAGACACAGGGgtcatcaccatcatcgtcGTTGGCACTTAAGACGCAACGTGACTGCAGTTTCACCTTCCTCGCATG ACTGTCAACAGACATGCGTGGAGCCTCTTACTCCAACTCCCTTTGGCTCACCGTGTGGTTGTGTTTTCCCCATGAAAGTTCAGCTTCTGCTAAGTGTCGCGCCTATTTCTATTTTCCCTGTAATCAGCGAGTTAGAAATCGAGGTTGCTGCTGGAACATACTTGGAACAAAGCCAAGTCAAAATAATGGGTGCAAGCGCCGACAGTGAGAACCAAGGGAAAACAGTGGTGGATATTAACCTTGTTCCACTTGGGGACAAATTCGACAAAACTACGGCCACCCTTATTTACCAAAGGTTCCGCCACAAGAAAGTTCCTCTAAATGAGTCTGTCTTTGGTGATTATGAGGTTACCCACATTAGTTATCCAG GAACTCCTTCTTCACCGTATGGAGACATTGTGGAGGGTGTTCCAAGTGCAAGTGCTGGAGGGCTTCCAGTCACTGCAATCTTTGCCAACAAAAGCCAGGGAATAGGTTTTAGAACGATTGCAATCATTGTCTTGTCAGGTTTCGTGCTCGCTCTGGTCTTGGCTGGAGCTATGTTTATAGTCAGGAAATGGAATGAAGTTGGGAGGTCATCCACTGCTGTTGGCCCTGCATTGCCTCCATCAGTTAACAAAAGGCTTG GGGGTGGATCTATGTTTTCCAGTAGCGCCAGAAGCTCGGGATCAGAATCACTAATGTCGTCGATGGCGACATGTGCTTTGTCCGTCAAGACCTTCACACTAACCGAGCTCGAGAAGGCAACTGATAAATTCAGTGCCAAGAGGGTTTTGGGCGAGGGAGGATTTGGTCGTGTTTATCAGGGCAACATGGAAGATGGAACCGAGATTGCAGTTAAACTGCTAACTAGGGACAATCAGAATCGAGACCGTGAATTCATTGCAGAAGTCGAGATGCTAAGCCGTTTGCACCACCGGAATCTTGTGAAACTGATTGGAATATGCATTGAAGGCCGTACACGCTGCTTGGTTTACGAGCTCGTCCACAATGGGAGTATCGAGTCCCACTTGCACG AAGGAACGCTTGACTGGGATGCGCGGTTGAAGATTGCACTCGGAGCAGCGAGAGGACTGGCCTATCTCCATGAAGATTCGAATCCCCGAGTAATCCACCGGGATTTCAAGGCCAGCAATGTTCTCCTAGAAGATGACTTTACCCCAAAGGTTTCAGACTTTGGACTGGCGAGAGAAGCTACCGAAGGAAGTCAACATGTTTCCACTCGAGTCATGGGGACCTTTGG GTATGTGGCCCCTGAGTATGCAATGACGGGTCATCTACTTGTGAAAAGCGATGTCTATAGTTACGGCGTGGTTCTACTCGAGCTTCTCACCGGTAGAAAACCGGTTGACATGTCTCAACCTTCGGGAGAAGAAAACCTTGTGACGTGGGCGAGACCTTTACTAGCCAACAGGGAGGGGCTGGAGCAACTGGTTGACCCCACATTGGCTGGAACCTACGACTTTGATGACATGGCGAAAGTGGCTGCGATTGCATCCATGTGCGTCCACCAAGAGGTCTCACACAGACCGTTCATGGGTGAGGTGGTGCAGGCACTGAAACTTATATACAACGATGCAGATGAGACATGTGGTGGGGACTATTGCAGCCAGAAGGAGTCATCAGTGCCGGACCCTGCAGACTTCAAAGGCGATCTGGCTCCCTCGGATAGCAGCTGGTGGAATTTGACACCTCGGTTAAGGTACGGTCAAGGGTCTTCGTTTATAACCATGGATTATAGCTCAGGACCGCTTGAGGAGATGGAGAACCGGCCTCACTCTGCTTCGAGCATTCCAAGAGGAGGCATGTTTCTACCAAACAGGTCGGGTCCGTTACGGCCAGTTAGAAGTAGAAGAGACTTCTTTAGATTGAGAGGAAGCATGAGCGAACACGGTGGACCATCATCGTCTAGACATCTCTGGTCCGGGAATGGCGACTAG
- the LOC103838001 gene encoding uncharacterized protein LOC103838001 yields the protein MGSENHVVVDVSSDEEVDRDYLNWLNKANSDSDDVVEVVSEVEGSVDSQLNSLTRATLEDEGDEDCVILDCDPDKTSPAVEAEADCNDDEEVLVVGQKGEVACRDFPHPRHSCAKYSFNSTSHESYCNMCHCYVCDIPAPCPYWCAAVSSIDHCHANDKDKTWITQREYFRTHPAQATVSLAQSIIRLSQNTWPRNKIEIRPCSSSSSRVANLPNVNRGRNRVRQSLSIQKDRRSTYIGNLRSRVASSGTRPIAKVSRSTPSLVAPTINPQMYTQQRNCQLNVADYCQRSNADVFRLPEWGSQAETVQQQPGTNENVLQTKLSEVESWLMDSCNQASLVIPLPEPVAEDNVTFDFETFLND from the exons ATGGGTTCGGAGAATCATGTAGTTGTGGATGTTAGTTCAGACGAGGAGGTCGACCGAGACTACTTGAACTGGCTAAACAAGGCCAACTCCGACAGCGACGATGTAGTCGAGGTGGTCTCTGAGGTGGAAGGCAGCGTTGATTCTCAGCTAAATTCTTTGACTCGAGCAACTTTGGAGGATGAAGGAGACGAAGATTGTGTGATTTTGGACTGTGATCCCGACAAGACAAGTCCTGCAGTTGAAGCTGAAGCTGATTGTAATGATGACGAGGAGGTGCTTGTAGTGGGGCAAAAGGGTGAG GTTGCGTGTAGAGATTTCCCTCACCCGCGACACTCGTGTGCTAAGTACTCATTCAACTCAACATCACATGAGAGTTACTGCAACATG TGTCACTGTTATGTGTGTGACATCCCTGCTCCTTGTCCATACTGGTGTGCCGCCGTCTCCAGCATAGATCATTGTCATGCTAATGATAAAGACAAGACATGGATTACTCAACGCGAATACTTCAGGACCCATCCAGCTCAGGCTACAGTGTCTCTGGCTCAGAGTATCATCCGGTTATCCCAAAACACTTGGCCAAGGAATAAGATTGAGATCCGGCCTTGCTCATCATCATCCAGCCGTGTTGCTAATCTGCCAAACGTCAACAGAGGCAGGAATAGAGTCAGGCAATCATTGAGCATCCAAAAGGATAGAAGAAGTACTTATATAGGTAACTTAAGGTCTCGAGTGGCCTCTTCTGGAACTCGGCCCATTGCTAAAGTTTCACGATCCACCCCTTCCCTAGTGGCTCCAACAATAAACCCACAAATGTACACTCAACAACGCAATTGTCAGCTCAACGTTGCTGATTATTGTCAGAGGAGCAATGCAGATGTGTTTCGTCTACCTGAGTGGGGTTCACAAGCAGAGACTGTTCAACAGCAACCGGGAACTAACGAAAACGTCTTGCAGACCAAACTGTCGGAAGTTGAGAGCTGGCTCATGGACAGTTGTAACCAAGCCAGCCTGGTTATCCCGTTGCCTGAACCGGTAGCTGAAGACAATGTGACATTCGATTTCGAAACCTTCCTGAATGATTGA